Part of the Nicotiana tabacum cultivar K326 chromosome 20, ASM71507v2, whole genome shotgun sequence genome, atagggatattgatttctgcattgatttggctccgggcactcagcccatttctatcccgccatatcatATAGCCCCGCCTGAGTTaaatgagttgaaggagcagttgcaagacttgcttgagaagggtttcattaggccgagtgtttcgccttggaatgcgccgatgttgtttgttaagaagaaggacggatcgatgagaatgtgtattgattaccggcagttgaaaaaggttacaatcaagaataagtatccattgtcgaggattgatgatttttttgatcagcttcagggtgccagggtattttcgaagattgacttgagatctggctaccatcagttgaggattagggcatctgatgtccctaagacagctttccgcactcggtacgagcattatgagttcttggttatgtcattcgggttgacaaatggcccagcagcttttatggatttgatgaaccgagtgttcaggccttatttagatttgttcgtgatagtcttcattgatgatattttgatatattcccgcagccgggaggaacACGaccaacatcttagagtggttcttcagaccttgagtgatagtcagttatatgctaagttctcgaagtgtgagttctagttgagttcagttgcatttctgggtcatattgtattcaggttgatccgaagaagattgatgcagtcaagaattggcctagaccagcatcagctacagagattcggagttacttgggattggcaggctactatcatcggttcatggaggggttttcatctatcgcagctccgatgaccaggttgacccagaagggtgcccagttcagattttcggatgagtgtgagacgagctttcagaagctcaagatagctttgactacgacaccgatgttggttttgcccacaggttcagggccttacacagtctattgtgatgcatctcgtattggacttggtatagtgttgatgcaggatggcaaggttattgcctatgcttcgcggcagttgaagatttatgagaatAACTAttcagttcatgatttagagttggcagccattgttcacgcattgaagatttggaggcattatctgtatggcatggcatgtgaggtgttcacggatcacaaaagtcttcagtatttgttcaagcaaaaggagttgaatttgaggcagaagaggtggttggagttgttgaaagacatgatatcaccatcttatatcatccgggaaaggccaatatggtggccgatgctctgagtaggaagtcagccagtatatgcagtcttgcttatattctggtcggtgagaggccgcttgctttggatgttcaggctttggccaatcagtttgtgaggttggatatttctgagcccagccatgtgttATCTTGCACAattgctcgttcttcattattggagcgtatccaagatcggcagtatgatgatccccatttgtgtgtcctcagaTACACgatgcagcacggaggtgccaaacaggttaccttaggtgatgatggtgttttgatattgtagggtcgagtttgtgtgcctaatgtagatgggcttcgggagttcattttagaggaggcccatagctcccagtactctattcatccgggcgccgtgAAGATTTATtaggatttgcggtagcattattggtggcggaggatgaagaaggatatcattgcaaatgtggctcagtgtttgaattgttagcaggttaagtacgagcatcaaagtcctggtggtttatttcagaggattgagcttcccgagtggaagtgggagcggatcactatagatttcgttgttgAACTCCcccagactcggaggaagttcgacgcaatatgggttattgttgataggctgaccaagtcagcatatttcaatCCTGTGGCAATCTCCTATTCatctgagaggttggctgagatctatatccgggagattgttcgccttcatggtatgcccgtgtctatcatttcggaccgaggtacatagtttaccacgcgtttttggagagcagttcagtgagagttgggcacacaggttgagttgagcacatcatttcaccctcaaacggacgggcaatccgagcggactattcagattcttgaggatatgctccgagcttgtgttattaactttggaggcccgtgggatcagtttttgcctttagcagagtttgcctacaacaacagctaccagtcgagtattcatatggctccgtatgaggctttgtatggtaggtgatgtcggtctccggttggttggtttgagccgggagaggctcggttgttgggtacggatctggttcaggaggccttggacaaggtcaggattattcaggataggcttcgtatagctcagtccaggcaaaagagttatgcagaccgcaaggattgagatgtggcttttatggtcggtgagcgggtgttgctccgagtgttgcctatgaagggcgtgatgagatttgggaagaagggcaatcttagccctaggttcattggtccatttgagattcttgatcgagtgggacaggtggcttataggcttgcattgccaccgagcttatcagtcgtgcatccagtgtttcatgtgtccaagctccggaaatatcacggcgatccatcccatgtgttagatttcagcactgtccagttagacaaggacttgtcttatgaggaagagTTGGTAGCTatctagatcggcaggttcgtcagttgagatcgaagagttttccttctgttcgtgttcagtggagaggtcagcctcctaagacatcgacctgggagtccgagtccaatatgcggagccgttatcctcatcttttcccagactcaggtacttccttcttctgtccgttcgaggacgaacaattgttttagaggtggagaatgtgatgacctgttttaaaatgaaattatGTGTTCTGAGGTCTTAAAaccctcttttagcatcacctcgatttgcgtgcacagtccgggcgcatagccggaaagcctagatgtgaaaatctgtgaaaaatgataaattttaactgtaaaatgagctaatttgacatcggtcaacattttgggtaaacggacccggacccataatttgacggtcccggagggtccgtaggaaaatatgggacttggatgtatgcccggaatcgaattctgaggtcccaagcccgagaaatgaatttttgaaagaaattgttttctgaaattgtttataagttttggaaataaattttgattagaacatgttggtatcgggcacATATTTTGGTTTTggcgcccggtacatgtcttacaTATAATTTAAGATagttctgtgaagtttggtaaaaAACGAaatccatttgacgtgattcggaccttaaatgcaaatttgatgtttaaagaagttttgagaaatttcattgatcttaaggtttaattcgatgttcatgatgttattttggtgatttgagtacacgaataagtccgtaagatgtttctgaggttgtgtgtatatttggtttggagccccgagggctcgggtgagtttggataggccacggggtgcattttTAACTTAGAAAATTGCAGGATTTCAGTTGTGCATAGCAGGCCTtcaggcttcacatttgcgaagcctaGCTCGCAAATGCAAGCGGCTTGTCGTAATTGCGAAGAAAGCCCAGGTCAActccctctcgcaaatgcgagattaccTTCCGCAATTGCAAAGTTTTCCATTTGGccggtgatcgcaaatgcgatgatgtggtcgcaattcccaagtcgcaaatgcgaaagtccagtTTTCCCTGAAGGATTCGCAAATGTGAGCCCTGTTTTGCAATACCCGAGCTAGCataggtcggggttcgcaattgcgaacccatgttcgcatttcccatacctgcgacctgcaactttatacttagacgattttaaacccatttttcacatcttttcaaaacacaaactcctttgggcgattttccaagaacaactcttcttccaaatcgattgtaagttaattttaactcatttccttcaatcattaacatcttttaacatgatttcaacttaaaatcaaagattttcatgggggaaattgggagTTTGCCACGACCCTGGTTCGCcaaaaattggagatttggacctcgattcgAGGTCCgatatcaaaacaaattatatatttgggtttgtaggggaatgggtaatcgggttttagttcgaacctcgggttttgaccatgtgcgcccgggggcgatttttgactttttggacaaaactttggaaaactcattttcatgcattcaaattgattcatttagcgtttattgatataattaagtaacttgtggctagatacgagcgaattggcagtggaatcaaggggtaaagctataattgaatcttgagttgtgttcgaggcatcgaagtaagtgtttggtctaaccttagcttgagggattaggagttgtgtcttatttgctacatgctaattgtggagtacgatgtataggcatggtgacgagtatctatacattggtgtcaatcatgctcgtgagtcttgtattgctatcaccattgttcccttgccaggatgtttgtttgatattgatgatcccttgccaggatgtcgtttgatattaatgatcccttgccgggatgtttgttttgatcgtattgttcccttgccgggaagttgttatattactcttgttcccttgccgggatttcttgtgatcatttttggcttgtaactgggagcgggtagtacgcctaccacaagatataatgagaTGGGAGCGGGTGGAACgtctaccacgagatataatgaaatgggagtgggtggtacggcTACCACAAGTtaactgaaatgggagcgggtggtacgcctaccacgagataaatgaaatgggagtgggtgacacgcctgccacgagataaatgaaatgggagcgggtggtacgcctaccccgagatacaggaaatgggatcgggttgcacgcctgcaatgagatgtgaaaaaagtgaaatataccttttttccttattcttgttagtggttgattttgattcctttataattctcttgatattccgttttacctgttattccccgaagcatgtttccccttcccaacTTTAATTTGTTTGTTCCAGTTTATTTTctgttgtgtgtgtgtatatatatatatatatatatatatatataattgcacaagtttatctggagtctagtcttagcctcgtcactacctcaccggggttaggccaggaacttaccagcacatggggtcggtcgtgctgatgctacactttgcACTTATCTGCAGATACTGGAGCAACACATTAGGTCAGCAGCAGTAGCTTGGGATCCAACCTTCAGTCCACCAAGAtttcgaggtagtcctgcagacgttcGCAGGCCTGACGTCTCTTTTATCAGTTAATTTGTTCTGTTATCATTGTATCCGAGACAGACAGTGTTCCTTCTTTCAAATGtttgtatgtagtaatcatagatagtccgtgaatgttgtgacactaatttctgggtagaggcatatgttgatttccgtattattttggcttattttgtttaagtcttccgcttaatctcATATCCGCATTTATGTTAGTGCAATTGTTATGCATTTATGCAGATACAAGATTAGAATTGGCTCAATCTCAGTGCAATtgtaatgtatcttgctaattcTAACAAAtgtggtgcagatcgtattggttATACAGATACACGATTAGAATTGGCTCAAAATATTGTCGTTGgattttttaacaattttaaaaattaccccaaacttTTGTAGTTTTGTAAAAAAAGCCCACCATCTATTATGACCCAACTAATCCACCGGCTGGCTATTTTTTTTTAGGACTAATGGATCTTATAATATTATTGCAATTGACGAATTATAGTAGCTAGTAATAGTGTAATTAGCAACTAATATTAAAATATTAGGTTATGGTTTTAggatagtgtattatgtagttcattataaaaataataattttgcccaaacttatttatgttcaggactatagTTTGTGATAATCATAATGAATGGCATCGATGAACGTTCTGCATATACATGAGTAGCAAGTTTTTTTGTTTGGTATTGTTGCACATTTTtgatagtttttaaaaaaattgggtataatttatgttttttcagaaaaaaataaaacataaaatatGTTTTCAAAAATTATGTCCAAATATATTTTCATCTTCAAAAAAACTTTACTAAAATTAAGTTTTTTTCAAACAAATTTAGGAATCTATGACCAAACGCTAGCTAagggaaaaaaaagaagcaaGAAAAGCCATATTTGCaacttgttataaatatattatattacgAATGTTCATTTAATAccccgttgtaaataagcttcctgaagaagcttatccatatgggactccgccgtaaatatgtttatctatttagtactctataaGAAATAAAcctcctgaagaagtttatcacTTCGGTATccgattatggataaacattacccccgatagaagattatccatatcgggtataataagcttatcctttcgatatttcattatggataaatattactcccggtagaagattatccataccgggtataataagcttatcctttcgatactctgttatggataaatattatccccggtagaagattatccataccgggtacaatgagcttattctTTCAGTACTCCATTAtgaataaacattacccccagtagaagattatctatacctggtacaatgagcttatcctttcagtactctgTTATGGATAATCATTACCCCTAGTAGGAGATTATCTATACTAGGtacaataagcttatccattcagtacttcgttatggataaacactgctctcagtagaagattatccatatctggtacagtagcagcttacacaacagcttgcagttGCAGCTTACATaacagcttgcagtagcaacgtacacagcagcttcctttcttctataaataaaagAGATTTTAATTCATTATGTATATaaatttgaattcgaataatatatcggTTTTTCTGTACGtatctttactttatagtttttattttataacacaacttaacttttgaacatgaaaaagaaaaagttaaaaagtACAAAGTGGCCCACCACAACATGAGGACGCTCACGTCTTATCATTTCCCCATCAATAAATCTAATTGCATGCGATTGAGACACACAAGTCAAAGCGTCAAACTAACAGCCGACCAATATCCCCACAAAACATCCCCGCGTATACCAAACGCTCCTTTACATCGCGTGAGGAACAGATTCCACAATTTGCAAGCTCTTCTTTTAAGTTCCAACCTTTAAACACTACTCAAAAAGTAGTCactcaaaacacacacacacacacactcacactAACAACTCAAACACACAGTGAGTTGAGTTAACACACTCTTCAGTTAAGTGAAGCCCTAAATCGAAGAAGCTTCTAGAGAAAATGGCGGAAGGCAAAGGATCTTCGCTTGTTCATCTAGTCGTAATAGTAGTCAGCTTAACCGCTTTCGGTTTCTCCATTGCCGCCGAACGTCGACGCAGCACTGTAAATTACTTTCCTCTGTGTGTGTGtaggtttattttttatttttgtatataagTAGCTCCTGAGTATAAATTAAGCTTAAACTTCGCTAGATCCAGTGCGAATTGTGTATTTTGTGTAATTGTGTTCGTGCTATTGATCGATTGCTTCTGTAAGATCTGAAATGCTGCATTTGTTAGCTCGGCTCTGATACTTTTCGAAATTTTCAGTACTATGATGGTTAATTCGTTTTGTGAAGTGTTGTGTGTGTGAAAGACTGTAATGGAATTTGTGGTTATGTTTAACGGTGGGCTGTAGCAATGCTATTTCTATGCTTAGCTAATTTTTCAGTTTGGTTAATGTTCGTCATAGAATTGAGTGGCGATGCTTATTGATTAAAGTGTGCTGTGTATATCCTTTGATGAAAACATGAAGGATTTGAAAATGAGAAGAAATTTACTATAATTATTGATATTGTAAAATTATAGGATGTaagtaaggggtcgtttggtacaaaGGTGGGATAAACCAGGATATCCCATGGGATTAGCTTCGCATCCCACCACTTTACTGTAAAATTTATCCCGGAATTAGCTAATACTTATAACCAAATATGGGATAAGTACAATCCCAAATTCTGTCATGGGATTATTATCCTTATCCCTTATATCAAATGATTCCTAAGAATCTAATTTCTATTCACGCGTGGTGTACAATATTTTTACACAATCTGGTAACTTAGATGGTAGCTGTTGGTAACTCTAGTTAATAGTAGCATCCAATTGATAACCTACAATGAAATGGTAAGTAACTTGCTATAACAGATTAAATTAGACTGGTGGTTAAAAAAATCACTATAGTGTATGAAACTTAAATTCTATATTAAACTTGTCACTAACTTACCAAGATCAAGATGCTAGGTGTATAATGGGAAGAATGAATTTAGTCtatgaaaaatttgaagaattttATCAGAAGTCGATAACTTGTCATTAGTAATATATTATAATGGGGTGAATAAAAAGTAATACTGTAATTACTGGCTCAGAGGGTCATGTTTCATAGCAGCCAATTTTACCAGTAGCTACGGCCTATGATCTGTTGAAATTGATTAACAAATGGTGCCTATGGATCGTATAAAATAGTTGATTTATAATTTCTTTAAGATTTGCAGTTTATTTGGAATGATTCCTCCTTGTCCTTTGGTTGTGCTTCATTACTGAATTATGTCTTACCAAAATGTTTATTCTATATTATCTGATACAAAGGCGAGACATCCCTTCTCATAGAAGTGAACTTgatttcaaaatcatcaatttctaGAAGGACAATTGAACTAATCCACTGCCAAATATAACAATCTAACACTGGATATGAACCTAGATAATTGTTTTCAAGACTGATAATAACTTTTACATCCAAAATGTAATTATCTATTTGGTAGGAATGGTAACTTTGAACTAACACATCTAATGTTTGAGGATCTTTAGGAGCGAAGATAAGACAACTTCCATAGTATAATACCAGGGAAACCCTTATTATGATCCCAAACGTATTATAGAGGGGTTCTTTTTCGATTCACAATCCGTACTTTACTTTCCTAATGAGCTCAATATACTTAGCTATTATACATGTGTTAGGATTATTGCAAAAAACAGTAGTACTATCGCATTCATCCAACTGGCTGCTAATACAAATAATGTGGAACTTGATGTTGAGCCCCTAGTTTGAGTTAAGGGTATGGAAATGGATTTGGAAGAAGTTGGAGGTTTGGGAGAAAAGTTTCCACTAGGTGTTCCCCTTTTCCAGCTTGCCTGAGGTGTATGGGACGATTTATTGTGTTGACTTGTCTAGCAAGAGTCTACAATTTGTTAATAGAAAATTCAGTTACGGAAAAACTAATGCTCTCTGTTTCTTGCTAGTAATAAATGAAGACATCTGGATGTATCACTAGTGAGTAGACTTATGATCCTTCTGTTTTTAgaacagaaagagaaaagatgGATGAAGCCTCTggaattattttataaaatgagAGCAGAAAAGGGTGTtcattgtcaaaaaaaaaaaaaaaaaaaaaaaggagagcaGAAAAGggtgttttggaaattatatgagCAGAAAGATGTTGACTTAGTGAGAGAGTCTATGCATGCATGATAGTCACAACACACAGCATTTTGATGACTGTCAATCCATCTATAATATTTCAGCTCATTATATGACCTTAGAAGGTGTTGCCAGTAGAAAAGGCAGAAAAGGAAACAATGAGATTATAAGGTGTCAAACCCCAAATAATTTCCTGGTTCAAAATTAGGAAAGGTAGATTGATGTCAAGTCTAGTTCCCTTACTTTTTGCGGAAAAGTTAATTAAACTCGGTAATTGtatgaagaatttttttttgaggAGCTTCAAGTAGGATTGAATTGAGCTGTGATGAGAAAACTCAAATAAATCAAACTTTACAGTCTTATAGGTTTGGATGACTAGGCACTGAGACAGGCTGTTATGACAGTTAACTCTGATGGACTGATGACTTAAACTACCAATCAATTTTTTGATTTGTGCTTTGAAACAACCAGCTCATTAGCTGTGTAATTTGGTTCCTTTTGACAGGGTACTCTGCATGATGATAATGTTACAAATCGTACATATTGTGTTTACACCTCAGATGTTGCCACTGGATATGGAGTAGGTgctttcttgtttcttctttcaGGCGAGGTATTGCTTATGGGAGTAACAAAATGCATGTGCTTCGGAAGACCTTTATCTCCTGGTACAAATCGTGCATGGGCCATTATATACTTCATATCGTCATGGTACGAGTCTCATCATTGCTCTCCTTTACCTCTTTTAAGTAGAAATAAAAGTCCCACTACATTATTATGGTCATCCAGTCAACAATCAGCACCGAACTATATTCTACTGGCATGTCGATATGCATGGTTCTATACATGATATGTTATGTTTTGAAAAGGAAACTTAATCAGATCACATGTTTGTTATTCGGGGGAAAAAATTCCAGTATCTGAACGCTTGTCTCGAATTAGAGTGCTTGATGGTGGATAACCAGTAAACTATTGCATTCTTCCCATTGTTTTTACTCTTTTGCACTCTGCTTTGTTATCAAGTTATTGCAACACCATCTTGCAAATAATTTCTGCCATTTTATTCTTAATGCTGATGATATTCCGAATTGCATCTTTTGTGGGTGATCTCTACATGATATATTAGCAGTGTCCTGAGAGTTTACTATTTTTCATGTTACTATATCTGAAGTCATCTTAAAAGGATTCATCTTCTGTATTTGCGAAGGTGTACTAAATATTTATACATCTGCAGGCTGACATTTCTGGTTGCAGAAGCATGTCTCGTTGCTGGAGCAAAGAAAAATGCTTATCACACCAAGTATCGGGATATGATCTTAGCAGAAAACTTTTCTTGTGAAACCCTAAGGAAGGGGGTCTTTATTGCCGGAGCTGTCTTTACAGTTGCAACCATGATCCTCAATGTGTATTACTACATGTACTTCACGAAGGCGACTACTCAGCCAGCTCATAAGACAAATCGTTCTAGCTCGAATGTTGGGATGACTGGTTATGCATAAATTTTGCAGAAGAAACTAGCTAGGCCCTATATCACCTCCATCATGGCGCTATATTTGTATAATGAACTTCATAAGTTCGTCTATGATATAAAATCTGGTTATCGTTCACTGTTTGGGTATTTGCAAAGTGATAGATTAGATAGTTATAGAAAGACTTGCATGTCTGGTGAAGAAAATTGAACCCCTTCCCCTTGTGGCAAAGGTAATGCAATGTGGATTTGCAGTTATGGAGCAATATTCACCTTTAGATGCTAGTGCTTCCTAGCTTGCCCTTGAAATTTGTCTGTAAATCATATATGTGTCTGTCCTGTCTATCTGCATGGGGTAGTGGAAGTGAGCAATGGCGAAGCCAGGAAATTCAAGGGTGTTTTGAACACACCCTGGGCTATGCAAGGGTGTTGGAATTCAAGGGTGGAAGTATAATTTTTCAACCATAGCAGTTAGTAGAAAATACCTACAACCCCTTGGGGTTATGTGCAGTTGGAATTTAATTTAGTAAATGAAAAACTGAACATTGTTGTTACAAGAGTTGCAATAACTTTTTAGAACCTCAAGCATGCAAATTTATAGCCAGACGATTAAAGAAGTAGAAATTCACTTTGAaatgttttataaaaaaataaatttgaattaACATAATGACAATGTATAGCcattttcaaaatagtataaaaaaaatgtatat contains:
- the LOC107825346 gene encoding uncharacterized protein LOC107825346; its protein translation is MAEGKGSSLVHLVVIVVSLTAFGFSIAAERRRSTGTLHDDNVTNRTYCVYTSDVATGYGVGAFLFLLSGEVLLMGVTKCMCFGRPLSPGTNRAWAIIYFISSWLTFLVAEACLVAGAKKNAYHTKYRDMILAENFSCETLRKGVFIAGAVFTVATMILNVYYYMYFTKATTQPAHKTNRSSSNVGMTGYA